ACACTGCTTTCCcatttttctacttttttttatcaatatccCTATTAGCTATTGCTGAGTTAAGAAGCTGTAATCCACATAAATGTTGGCAATTCTGTTAAAATTTAGCTTGGTCTTCTTTTTTCAGTTGTTTCAAGAAATTAGTCTGGATCAAACAAAAATGTCTCTTTTACAAAAATTTGTACTTACCCTCCTACCAAGAGCTTCCATTCCTGTCAAAACCTTcacagaaaacaagaaaaaaaatattcaactcAAAATCACAAGAGCAATCACAATAAAATTTGTCCAGCTTACTTCAAAAGCAGAGAAGTAAGCCTCAGCAAAAGATGTTTCAAGAACAAATAAGAAGAAATGTGGACATTTAGGATAGATTTGCATTGTTGGTGCTCTAATCTGCTTACAAGAGTCACAAGTTAAAACAGCTTTGCTTTTATTATGGTAAGCAGTTAACATGAAGCATACATGTAATCTGTTATTGCAGTGCTGTCACTCTTTTGTAAGCACAAAGCATCTGCTTACAGGCTTGAATGAAAGTTCCATTGACATTTACTCTCTTCTGTATAATTGTAGACTCTGAAGATGAAAACTAACTTACCCCATTCATGTTACGTGCTTCATAGAGATCTACTGTCTGGAACAGATCTTGTTTTGGTACACCGTAAGCTTCACAAGCTGTCAAGAAATTGCCAATGTTTTCCATCTACAGAGGAACACAAACAAAGTTCAAACAACTTGAGAAGAATCTGATATTAAAAAGAACCGACTGTAACAACCGCAACGCTACAGATAGAATTTAAATACAGGATCACTGTTTTAAAAGCCAGGATTTTGTAAGCTTTGTGTGAGGGTCAAACTGAAAAAGCATTTCTTACAACTGCTTACAATTGGTATCCACTAATCATTACAGGATCCACACAGGCCTCTTGTAACATGGCAGGCCTCAgtatagtcttggttccaagacgcTCCAGTGATGTACAGTTTGTGGCGTGATAGCGGTTACATAATGAATGATAGCGCCACCTAGTGGCGCAATACTAGTCTCAGTAGCGTTGAGACATCAGCTCTAGAATGtatgtgtgtggggggggggggggtcagggaTTTGAATCACAACCAagtagacttttttttttttttttacagttcttTGGAAAGCTCAGTTCACAGAGCTTATCATACGTTGCTGTAAgggtaaaaataaacaatactaCACTTTGTTCTTCTGAGACTGGAATTAGAGGAAACaaatcacaacaaataattaaaagctGAAATGTAATCTTACCATTTTAAAGGCCATTGTTTTGCTTTCGTTGATTTTCTTCACACTTCCTGGTTGCATGATATTAATCAATCTGTGTATGAAAAtataatgttttttaccatggaATACTTTGTGTCGTAGAGTTAGATATTAGTTTTAATAACCTGTTTCTTAGTAACAGGTGCACAGACATTCTTACCTGCATAAGACTACCCCATCTTTTAAGGCTTTAGCGAAATTAGACCATCCTAACTCGGCCGGCTCCAGATTTACGCCAACGATGGACTCAATCCAATTTCTACATTCAAGCTCTTTTTCTTCATCATACTGGCCCTTTGCCTGGATACAAAGACACAAATAAATTGGGTTGATCCATTTACAAGTCAATTAAGCAAAACCAAGCACTTAGTTCTTTACTGCCATCTGCTAGCATCAATGAGTGGTTTTTATACACACTTAATGTAAGGGCTAATTTCCAGTGTTGCAGTACTCATGTGTACTCATTGCATACGCACTAGAGTACCGTGATGGTACTCAAACTTGTACTTGGCAGTACTCAAAATTTACTAGTACTCAAAATGTACACTCAATACTGGACTGACAAACAACCAAAGCTCTCGCTTCCAACCACGAGTTCTTATCAgatcaacactactcaaaagagatttacacataatgGTGATACTGCAATCCTCACCTGAAGAATATTAATAGGCAACGCTTAGATGATTCTTATGAAGCCACCGATTGATTACGCTGAAAATAAATATGGTTGAGGCCAAAGGTTGATGGATACACTCAAGCTCAAAGGAAGCCATCCACCTGTACTTAATCATCCATGAGCTTTGTACTAACTGAACCTACATTTGTAGTGACACCTCAGAAGaatttgcaaaatgcaaatgtaAATAAACAGTACAGTGTACAATCTGATTCTGataggaaaacaaacaatcaaaagctgacaaataattataaatgctCTTTTCAGATCAAATGCCATATGGGGGTTCTAAGAACAAAAGTAGGGtaatagattgttttttttttgtcaacataatgaATTTTGGCGATTCAAATATGTTGTCATACTTTTATTGACTGCTTACTCCGAAGGGTTCTTACCACAATTTCAatctttatatatttataagAAAGTTCTGGTTAAACTAAACAATTCCTTTCAGAGTCAtaccaagtaaaaaaacaaagccATTGATACTTTACACATAAGTATTTTTGGATAAACCTCAATTAGTTTCAATctgcaaaaaacaaacaaacaaacaaacaaacaaacaaacaaacaaacaaacaaacaaacaaacaaacaaacaaacatgaacaggttgCTTGTAACATAACTTCATAGTTCATTGGAAATACATAAATAGAGAGAAAGAGTCTGAACATCTGTTAAGATTGGTttagcgcattataaatgccaataattgttattatattattattatagagtcagaaagcacacagaaaacaaaaaaggggtTTAAGGGGTCTCCCTATTCATTGTCAAATGTTAAAACATTCAACAATGAATAATACTCCAGAGAAATATGTGTAGTCTGAAATACTTACAAAGCTTCTACCATTACTAGGTCATGCCTAAATAATAGATTCAATAACACCACAGGGGTATGTGTTACACAATATCATAGGACTACTAGGGCTTGGCTGAACACCTTACAGCAAACCCCTCCATATAAAGGCCCTAATATAACAAACTTATTATTACACTTCACaatcggtcctactacttgccgtcaactcgccgacttgccgtcaactcaccgtcaactcattttcgtgccgtcaactcattaaatttacatgaaaaatctataaaaagggggcacggaagtgttaagtctgggctaaactacatatttctcatggttttcggtacaaattcattcacaaaaacgactttgtgttgataacaaaaaagtaccaatcattgacatcttgggccaagactaatcattgtgaaaaagcaagatggcggccgacagttttttggctttgagaattttttttcacgagaaaaaaaaatcaatttttattccgaaatatgacctaaaacttacgcgaatgctctttgagctgatactttacagttctatgcttcttttgtggattttaaatgtatattggaggagttgacggcgagttgacggcgcaagtgagttgacggcgagttgacggcaagcaGTAGGACCCTTCACAATACATCTACCTCAGTTGTCCACGTGGATTTTGAATGGCTTCTTTTAAGATTATGCTGCTAAGAGAGAAGCCAAACAAACATACAACTCAAAGATTGGGGACAATGCTtggattatgtttttttataaagaggATCAAAGTTAGGTACCCGTGCTAAACTTACTTTTTGTGTGGAGATATTAATAGTATACAAagctaaaaaaaattgaaatgcttTTGCCCTACTGTGTTTAATAATCATCACTGATTAGGGGGTGAGTTCACTCATTCCTACCCTCAAACTTTAAAGAACCATTATTCTTCAATTTCTTTCAATAAActtgttgcaaaaaaaagaaaaaaaaagtgaaaattttgTCCAAATAAATGCTTAATAATTCTGAACACTAGAGTTAAGTGGGTTTTCTTCAGGAAAGTGTAAGAAATAAGACTGTAGCCGACACTTTCAGACTGTGCGTTAACCTCTTGATTCTTAATTGCAAGGAAGGAAATAATTATGGATGTTCCAATTGTCTTTATTTCCTGTCAAAGAAAAAGAGTCTATTCCAGGAAGGTAAACTCAATCAACAATACTggcacaaaaagaaaaagaaaaaaacttggcCAGCTGAACGCAATCAACAATCCTTGCATGGCTTTCCTCCCCACAAGGACAATATTTTCACCTGGGCTTTTAATTCACTTCAACTCATGGACTATGTATGTCTCCATGTTGAAAATAACTCTTCATGCACATGTTatttggctgtggctgctgaaatGCACATtgcaaacccttataaggtgctacataattgggtcttagaattaaattcaattacctatctttctgtaaacaAGTATATATACTTCTGAGTGCATTTTAGTAGAAATGTGCGCTAcattattaaaatacttcaatactattactatttaattattaataatttttggtttttacccatatacaccgatgtatgaagcactgtatactcagtactttccccgagtcctgtctATTTGATTATTGTTTGACAGTGTGAAATTATTCCGTCCCAACTTTAAAATTGTCCCAACTGCAGTTAGGAATGGTCCCAACTTCTAAACAGACATTATTCACAGAGCTGTTTGGGGTTATTGTCCACTGTTGACAACATTCCACATGACTGGCTGTGACAATAGCTCTGAGTAAACCATTGGCATATTTGGGAGAAAACTGGCTGTACAAAAGCCActtcctacctccatgatgcAGACAATGAGCAACAGGGAGCACTAGATGAAGGGTGGAATGTTAAGAGGCAAGACCAAGGCATCTTTGAACAGATAAAATAACCATTAATATTTATGGGGTTTAGtatctattttcttcctccatggttaatcTGATGACACATGGGTGGTTACCTCCCCATGGTGGTTACCTCCCAACCATCAAGAAGAATAGAACAAGGCTGGAGAGGGGAAAACACCCAAACTCTTGAGAGGGGAAAACACCCAAACTCTATAGACCAAACTGTATTATGTTGGTGTTTGTTTGAGACAAGCACAATGTTGTGACTCTGGACGGTCATaccatttccttcctccatggtcatacAGTAGAGGTTTGCTCttaacgggggggggggggggggggggtaataatataaaaatgtaaGGCTCAAGTGCCCATTAACACACCATATCCTGATATCAGGTTAAgacaaacttaatttttttctctaaaGATATTCCAAATCGGTATCGTTTTTTTGTCCAATCCGAAGGCAGTCCATGCGTGGAGGGAACTCCATGATCCACCCATACCACTCAGTTTAGATCACAACGAGTGATTTACACAAAGTGAACAAAGACAGGCAGGTCATTGTATTGTCTTTCTTGGTCAATGTGTGAGGCTGAAACACAAGTAAACCTTCACATCACTGCACTAGACACCCTAGATCCCTAATCGAGGGAAGACTTATCATTACTACAGAATTTCACAACCTACCTTTCTTTCCAGTTCTGCAGACAACCCATAAGATCTACCTTTATTCATGATTATTTTTCTCGTGGACTTTACAGCAAGGTCTGGTTCAACCCAATCTAAGAATCCCAGCGATCAGTTTCAAAAGCGGTGGTTAATTCCTGTGTTCGGTAGTTAAGCAGTGTGCTTGTAAATGCTGTGCTCTCAGATCGAAATGCAGTCTCATGAAACGTGACCCATGTGTGACCCAACACACACGCCCTCTCAAGATTAAAACCAAGAAACATCGACTGTTTTATGTTCCTTCctacataaataacaaaactaAAGTGGTCTCTCCTatacatcaaaagtaaccaagTTTAGTGTGTTTCTTTTGATCAAACAAATGATGCCTTGTTCCATTATTTTCGTGATGTAGCGAGAGTATAATAACACCTACTATAAAGAAAAACTAAAATACACTCGTAACATAATTCCTCTATGGAGCACCATGGAGcaagtttattgctccatgggaGCACCCAGCCCCATTGTTGCTCATTAACTTACAATTCATGCAACAGTCGTCGTTAAAACAACACCGATTTTTGACGTATGAGGTTAGGCATTTGACCTTCGGGCCCGCCAAATACCGTTCTTTTCTTCAACTGTTTGTACAGCATTATGCAGCAATCTTCACATATTGATGCATACATTTTTGTGTTGCTAGGCTATTCTCAATGACTactttgaattttgttcagAGGCAGCAATAAATCGATGGGTTTGTCGCCTGAATGACACAtgatgtttttctctttcaaaattgtttactttacacaaactaataatatttcataattGACATTTTTCTATAAGAAAAAATCTAAACATTTATTAGTGTTTTATtctgtctttagcttctttagAGAGCCACTTTATTCTTCGTGGCTCCCGGGTGGATGTTTTATATTTCCCCATCCACTTGGGCTTATCATTTGCTGTGTCGTAAACGGTGGAACAGCCCAGAGCGAGATTTGGTAAAGGGGTATTTTTGGGACGTACTTGAAGTCATGGTGCTCAATATTTGAAGAAATTGGGCGTGAAGTAAACGTTTTAAAGTAATTATTCGCTTTATGCAAATCTTTAGTCACGTGAATTTAaaaagtgaataattattttaaaacgtttatttcaCGTCCGATTTCCTACTTGGGGCCCACCATGATTTCAACTACGTACCCAAAATACCACCCTGCCAAATTTCAGTTTGGGTTATTATTTAGTAACAGAACACTAGGTCCAAAAGCCATATAATGTGGATGGAAATCTCTTGATAAGATACATTCACCCCGGGAGCCACGATAACGAAGTGGCTCTctaaagaagctaaagacagatgAAAAACGCTGAAGAAAATTGATACTTAAACTGATATGTAAATATCCATCTTCTGAAGTACGTCTAAAGAAACCATGTCATAATTAAAATCGTAGACAGACGTTTCAAACGAAACGTCACAGCGTGAATCGGTAGAACGTGGGCAACTCTGGGGAAAAAATTGAAGCGACATTCTTATTCCAATACATTGATATCTTATAATAATTACTATAACAAGCCACAATTTTCACAAAtcttattgccattaatttagtACAGGGTCACCATGGAAATT
The nucleotide sequence above comes from Asterias rubens chromosome 12, eAstRub1.3, whole genome shotgun sequence. Encoded proteins:
- the LOC117297439 gene encoding myophilin-like codes for the protein MNKGRSYGLSAELERKAKGQYDEEKELECRNWIESIVGVNLEPAELGWSNFAKALKDGVVLCRLINIMQPGSVKKINESKTMAFKMMENIGNFLTACEAYGVPKQDLFQTVDLYEARNMNGVLTGMEALGRRAQKCEFQGPTFGVKQSSENKREFSEEKLKAGQNVIGLQMGTNQGASQSGMSYGTRRQVYDHKAGTN